A single genomic interval of Spirosoma linguale DSM 74 harbors:
- a CDS encoding Peptidase M23 (PFAM: Peptidase M23~KEGG: wsu:WS1241 hypothetical protein) — protein sequence MRQSLIYTLVVASLFFSNIALGQTSPKPTPVTQLNQTGYLQPGTIEAGYFLFPIQPGGANSLSGGMGDLRPNHFHAGLDIRTGGREGLNVHAAADGYVSRIAVFTGGYGNVIFIKHPNGLTTVYGHLKTLKDTLGTYLREQQYQKKTFEIDLRFQPGQFPVKKGDIIAASGNTGGSGGPHLHFEIRDANDNLINPLLYDFSEIQDNVPPYFERVALKTMTAGSRINGEYQRISYAPTRLSDGSYTITKPITASGLIGMEVLAYDKTSGSPYRNGISCLEIRLDGQEVFAYNMNSFPNEQTRFMNIHENYEVEQTTGQRYHRAYIADGNILNLYKLQSNAAYRGRLPLLDGQPHEVTLILYDAYDHSAKLTFTLLPEVTPNPPRLDSIAVQPTTYSSELTDKEAAATVTTDENVLKITVKNITPGNVPIAKLITGRTVTEQSVSYVRNNQAVYLIDLRYNLPDSVQFGRGVIRTNLKKRIIPGRSEVVTDGNTRLEFKANTLFDTLHLAIRQLPWGGIEINQSTTPLNEHLTVQYVPNYPIAIDTMRTKAYWVSDGRESFLGGTWTKGKIEFKTRTLGRFQLMTDATPPTVEILSATPKGITAKIRDDLSGIAEFRALVNGEWVLMQYDYKRALLWSDKLDPNEPFEDGAEVLVQVKDRSGNIGSDSTTIEVPRPVVRKKATPKKGRKKR from the coding sequence TTGAGACAATCACTCATTTATACGTTGGTCGTAGCCAGCCTGTTTTTTTCCAATATAGCTCTTGGACAGACAAGCCCAAAACCAACGCCAGTAACTCAACTAAATCAGACAGGCTACCTCCAACCAGGTACGATTGAGGCTGGCTACTTCCTATTTCCTATCCAGCCGGGTGGTGCCAATTCGCTGTCGGGCGGTATGGGCGATTTACGTCCTAACCACTTTCACGCTGGTCTGGATATTCGCACCGGTGGTCGCGAGGGACTGAATGTTCATGCCGCAGCAGATGGCTATGTGTCGCGCATTGCCGTTTTTACGGGTGGTTACGGAAACGTTATTTTCATTAAACACCCGAATGGTCTGACCACCGTTTATGGGCATTTAAAAACGCTGAAGGATACGCTGGGTACGTACCTCAGGGAACAGCAATACCAGAAAAAGACCTTCGAAATTGACCTTCGGTTTCAACCCGGCCAGTTTCCTGTCAAGAAAGGGGATATTATAGCCGCGTCGGGTAATACAGGTGGCTCAGGCGGGCCACACCTTCACTTTGAGATTCGTGATGCCAACGATAATCTCATCAACCCTCTTCTGTACGATTTTTCTGAAATTCAGGATAACGTACCACCGTATTTTGAACGGGTAGCACTTAAAACCATGACGGCTGGTTCGCGCATCAACGGCGAGTATCAACGCATTAGCTATGCCCCTACCCGGTTATCTGACGGTTCATATACCATCACCAAGCCAATAACGGCCTCTGGGTTGATTGGTATGGAGGTGCTGGCTTATGACAAAACCAGTGGCTCACCCTACCGAAATGGCATTAGCTGTCTGGAAATACGGCTCGACGGCCAGGAAGTGTTTGCGTATAATATGAACAGCTTCCCGAATGAGCAGACGCGGTTCATGAATATCCATGAAAACTACGAAGTGGAGCAGACCACCGGGCAACGGTACCACCGAGCCTACATTGCCGATGGCAACATCCTGAATCTGTACAAACTGCAAAGCAATGCGGCTTATCGGGGTCGTCTGCCTTTACTTGACGGGCAACCTCATGAGGTAACCCTAATTCTTTACGACGCCTACGACCACTCGGCCAAACTGACATTTACACTGTTACCCGAAGTCACGCCAAACCCACCCCGACTGGACTCTATCGCTGTTCAGCCGACTACTTATTCGTCAGAACTAACGGATAAAGAAGCAGCGGCCACGGTTACAACGGATGAAAACGTACTCAAAATAACGGTTAAGAACATTACCCCTGGCAATGTGCCGATAGCTAAACTTATTACGGGCCGTACTGTAACGGAGCAATCTGTTAGTTATGTACGTAACAACCAAGCTGTTTATCTTATAGATTTGCGCTACAATCTACCTGATTCCGTTCAGTTTGGCAGGGGTGTAATTCGAACAAACTTAAAAAAACGTATTATACCAGGCCGCTCGGAAGTGGTTACGGATGGTAACACCCGACTTGAGTTTAAAGCAAACACCTTATTTGATACCCTACATTTGGCTATTCGCCAGTTGCCATGGGGAGGGATTGAGATTAACCAGTCGACTACTCCACTTAATGAACACCTGACGGTTCAGTACGTACCGAATTATCCTATTGCCATTGACACCATGCGTACTAAAGCGTATTGGGTAAGTGATGGGCGGGAAAGCTTTCTGGGCGGGACCTGGACGAAGGGAAAAATTGAATTTAAAACCCGCACGCTGGGGCGGTTTCAACTGATGACCGATGCAACTCCGCCAACGGTTGAGATTCTGTCGGCAACCCCAAAGGGTATTACGGCAAAAATCAGAGACGATCTGTCCGGGATTGCAGAGTTCAGAGCGTTGGTCAATGGGGAATGGGTTTTGATGCAGTACGACTACAAACGTGCGCTGCTGTGGTCGGATAAACTGGACCCTAATGAACCGTTTGAGGACGGAGCGGAAGTATTGGTTCAGGTTAAAGATCGCTCTGGTAACATTGGGTCCGATAGCACAACAATTGAGGTTCCTCGGCCTGTAGTTCGCAAAAAAGCGACTCCGAAAAAGGGGCGTAAGAAACGATAA
- a CDS encoding Transketolase central region (PFAM: Transketolase central region; Transketolase domain protein~KEGG: pca:Pcar_2719 transketolase, C-terminal subunit) gives MKKYEYTEKKDTRSGFGAGIAELGRSNPNVVALTADLAGSLKLDTFIKENPERFVQCGIAEANMIGVSAGLTIGGHIPFATTFANFATGRVYDQIRQSVAYSNKNVKICASHAGLTLGEDGATHQILEDLGMMKMLPNMTVINPCDYNQTKAATLAIADHVGPVYLRFGRPVIPVFTPADQKFEIGKAWTVNEGKDVSIFCTGHLVWEAIKAGEILAEEGIEADIINIHTIKPLDEEAILASVKKTGCAVSAEEHMINGGLGDSVAQVLARNYPAPLEYIGVHDTFGESATPDQLMQKYGLTADKIVEQVKKAIARK, from the coding sequence ATGAAAAAATACGAATACACGGAGAAGAAAGATACACGTTCGGGATTCGGCGCGGGCATTGCCGAGTTGGGCCGCTCAAACCCCAACGTTGTTGCACTAACGGCCGATCTGGCCGGTTCCCTAAAACTGGATACGTTCATTAAAGAAAACCCCGAGCGTTTTGTTCAGTGCGGTATTGCCGAAGCTAACATGATTGGCGTGTCGGCGGGTCTTACTATTGGTGGACATATCCCCTTCGCTACCACGTTCGCCAATTTTGCTACCGGCCGGGTATATGACCAGATTCGGCAGTCGGTGGCGTACTCGAATAAGAATGTAAAAATATGCGCTTCTCACGCAGGCTTGACCCTGGGCGAAGATGGCGCCACGCACCAGATTCTGGAAGATTTGGGCATGATGAAAATGCTGCCTAACATGACCGTCATCAATCCCTGCGATTATAACCAGACTAAAGCAGCTACGCTAGCCATTGCTGACCATGTTGGTCCGGTTTATCTGCGTTTTGGCCGGCCGGTGATTCCAGTATTTACCCCAGCTGACCAGAAGTTTGAGATTGGTAAAGCCTGGACGGTTAACGAAGGTAAAGACGTTTCTATCTTCTGCACGGGACACCTCGTTTGGGAAGCGATCAAAGCCGGTGAAATCCTGGCCGAAGAAGGAATTGAAGCCGACATTATCAACATTCACACGATTAAACCGTTAGATGAAGAGGCCATTCTGGCATCGGTCAAGAAAACGGGTTGTGCGGTATCGGCCGAAGAACACATGATCAATGGCGGTCTGGGCGATAGTGTAGCCCAGGTTCTGGCCCGGAACTACCCCGCTCCGCTCGAATACATAGGTGTTCATGATACCTTCGGCGAAAGCGCGACACCCGACCAACTGATGCAAAAATATGGCCTTACTGCTGACAAGATTGTTGAGCAGGTGAAGAAAGCAATAGCAAGAAAATAA
- a CDS encoding RNA polymerase, sigma-24 subunit, ECF subfamily (TIGRFAM: RNA polymerase sigma factor, sigma-70 family~PFAM: sigma-70 region 2 domain protein; Sigma-70 region 4 type 2~KEGG: abo:ABO_1639 RNA polymerase sigma factor RpoE), producing the protein MTDEEILVKYRDPSSRNYAFNLLVRKYQQKIYWHIRKMVIDHDDADDLVQETFIKVWNSLEQFRGDSQLYTWVYRIATNECLNFLNKKRRRFFLPIGDVEGELMEKLESNAAYVTSGSEPSGEEVQMKLQKALLKLPDKQRLVFNMKYFDDMKYEEISEITGTSVGALKASYHLAVKKIEDFITKTDTTD; encoded by the coding sequence ATGACTGACGAAGAAATCCTCGTTAAATACCGCGACCCGTCGAGCCGGAACTACGCCTTTAATCTGCTGGTACGCAAGTATCAGCAGAAAATCTATTGGCATATCCGCAAAATGGTCATTGACCACGACGATGCTGATGATTTAGTGCAGGAAACCTTCATAAAAGTCTGGAATAGCCTGGAACAGTTTCGGGGTGATAGTCAGTTATATACTTGGGTATACCGTATTGCGACCAACGAATGCCTTAACTTCCTGAATAAAAAACGCCGACGGTTTTTCCTACCTATCGGCGATGTAGAAGGCGAGTTGATGGAAAAGCTGGAAAGCAACGCTGCCTATGTTACGTCGGGTAGTGAGCCAAGTGGAGAAGAAGTACAGATGAAACTCCAGAAGGCACTTCTTAAACTTCCTGATAAGCAGCGACTAGTGTTCAACATGAAGTACTTCGATGATATGAAGTATGAAGAGATTTCGGAGATTACTGGTACATCAGTAGGAGCGCTGAAAGCTTCATACCACCTGGCAGTCAAAAAAATCGAGGATTTTATCACGAAAACTGATACAACTGATTAA
- a CDS encoding hypothetical protein (KEGG: pau:PA14_04010 hypothetical protein): MVNFTAMKHVWIGLLIVLTLTTQLVYAQNDLTGRQKIESAKIGLITNRLNLTTDQAPQFWAVYNDYNAKKQELNRRIRQLNNEPARTGLNDNQLVDGLREVNATKQKLADLDQEYMSRFLKVISPAQLKELYNTEQMFNKMLLNKLNNSN, encoded by the coding sequence ATGGTTAACTTTACCGCGATGAAACACGTATGGATTGGCTTACTAATTGTTCTGACACTAACGACTCAACTCGTTTACGCCCAGAACGATCTTACTGGACGCCAGAAAATTGAATCAGCAAAGATTGGTTTAATTACCAATCGCCTTAACCTGACTACCGATCAGGCCCCACAATTTTGGGCTGTTTACAACGACTACAATGCTAAGAAGCAGGAACTGAACCGGCGGATTCGACAGCTGAATAATGAGCCAGCGCGTACTGGCTTAAACGACAATCAATTAGTCGATGGTTTGCGCGAGGTTAATGCAACCAAACAAAAACTCGCCGATCTTGACCAGGAATACATGAGTCGTTTTCTGAAGGTCATTAGCCCGGCACAGCTAAAAGAACTATATAATACAGAGCAGATGTTCAACAAAATGCTGTTGAACAAACTGAACAACTCCAATTAA
- a CDS encoding Transketolase domain protein (PFAM: Transketolase domain protein~KEGG: gme:Gmet_0551 transketolase subunit A) — MEIEQLKSTAVAVRRDILRMVAAVNSGHPGGSLGCTDFLVALYFDVMNLKRDADGKPVFDMDGRDEDLFFLSNGHISPVFYSVLARAGYFPVSELATFRKLDSRLQGHPTTAEHLPGVRIASGSLGQGLSVASGAAYSKKLNGDKSHVYVLMGDGEQQEGQIWEAAQFAPNKKLGNLTAIIDLNHAQIDGTTDNVNSNRDLAAKYRAFGWFVDEMEGNDIEDVIRTLKKAQENPEVPTMILMHTEMGFGVEYMVGNYKWHGTAPNADQLTQALNGLPLSIGVTDY; from the coding sequence ATGGAAATCGAACAACTCAAAAGCACGGCAGTAGCCGTTCGGCGCGACATCCTCCGCATGGTTGCGGCTGTTAATTCTGGCCACCCAGGTGGCTCATTAGGCTGCACTGATTTTCTAGTTGCCTTATACTTTGACGTCATGAACCTGAAGCGGGATGCCGATGGAAAACCTGTTTTCGATATGGATGGTCGGGATGAGGACCTTTTCTTCCTCTCCAACGGTCATATTTCTCCTGTTTTTTATTCGGTACTGGCGCGGGCGGGTTATTTCCCGGTTAGCGAACTGGCAACGTTCCGGAAGCTCGACAGCCGCTTGCAGGGACACCCAACCACAGCCGAGCACCTGCCGGGTGTTCGTATTGCGTCCGGTTCACTTGGACAGGGTTTATCAGTAGCCAGCGGTGCGGCTTATTCTAAAAAACTCAATGGAGATAAAAGCCATGTTTACGTATTGATGGGCGACGGCGAACAGCAGGAAGGCCAGATTTGGGAAGCGGCTCAATTTGCCCCCAACAAAAAACTGGGCAACCTGACGGCCATCATCGACCTCAACCACGCCCAGATTGACGGTACTACCGACAATGTGAACAGCAACCGTGACCTGGCTGCCAAATACCGGGCGTTCGGCTGGTTTGTCGACGAAATGGAAGGGAACGATATTGAGGACGTAATCCGTACGCTGAAAAAAGCGCAGGAGAATCCTGAGGTTCCAACAATGATCCTGATGCATACCGAAATGGGCTTCGGTGTTGAGTACATGGTTGGCAACTACAAATGGCACGGCACAGCGCCTAATGCCGATCAATTAACGCAAGCCCTGAACGGATTGCCTCTGTCAATTGGTGTAACGGATTATTGA
- a CDS encoding Peroxiredoxin (PFAM: alkyl hydroperoxide reductase/ Thiol specific antioxidant/ Mal allergen; Redoxin domain protein~KEGG: mmw:Mmwyl1_2142 alkyl hydroperoxide reductase/thiol specific antioxidant/Mal allergen), with amino-acid sequence MSLNIGDLAPDFTSTDQNGQPITLSDYKGKKVVLYFYPKDNTPGCTAQACSLRDNYADLRAAGYEVLGVSVDDQKSHQKFISKFELPFTLIADTDIKVAEAYDVWKEKSMYGRTYMGTVRTTFLIDEKGIITDIIHKIDTKNHANQILN; translated from the coding sequence ATGAGTCTAAATATTGGCGACCTTGCCCCCGACTTTACAAGTACAGATCAGAACGGTCAACCGATAACACTATCGGATTATAAGGGTAAAAAAGTAGTCCTGTACTTTTACCCCAAAGACAATACACCGGGCTGTACAGCCCAGGCGTGTAGCCTCCGCGACAATTATGCCGATTTGCGGGCTGCGGGCTACGAGGTGCTGGGTGTAAGTGTTGATGATCAGAAATCGCATCAGAAATTCATCAGTAAATTCGAATTGCCGTTTACACTCATTGCCGATACAGACATAAAAGTGGCGGAAGCCTATGACGTCTGGAAGGAAAAATCCATGTACGGCCGAACGTATATGGGAACAGTCCGAACCACATTTTTAATTGACGAAAAGGGTATCATTACGGATATTATTCATAAGATAGATACCAAAAACCACGCAAATCAAATTTTAAACTAA